One window of the Salvia miltiorrhiza cultivar Shanhuang (shh) chromosome 6, IMPLAD_Smil_shh, whole genome shotgun sequence genome contains the following:
- the LOC130989416 gene encoding WAT1-related protein At3g28050-like isoform X1 — MATAASHRDYCYREVVPFAAMVSLQCINVGLNTLFKVAANAGMSRHAFLVYAYAVAALILLPAPFFSRRSGALPSLNSSILVKFFLLGVVGYGSQLMGFTGINYGSPTLASAISNLSPAFTFLLAIIFRMEKLTLSSSRSWAKVVGAVVSISGAFVVTFYKGSSIINAPLSSPLSLIPSSTRLDWILGSLFLTLEYILSPIWCIFLTHIMKEYPSGLSIMFFYTSSVSVLAAVVGFFLEPDSTKWIIKPNIALVSIICSGVLNGCISNTVDSWLLHLRGPVYVAMFKPLQIAIAAAMGVIILGDTLYLGSIIGATIIVSGFYTVMWGKAKEELGEFVIETADQNHPFLQNYKI; from the exons ATGGCGACGGCGGCGAGCCACCGTGATTACTGCTACAGAGAAGTGGTGCCGTTCGCCGCCATGGTGAGCCTGCAATGCATCAACGTCGGTCTGAACACGCTCTTCAAGGTCGCCGCCAACGCCGGCATGAGCCGCCACGCCTTCCTCGTCTACGCCTACGCCGTCGCCGCCTTGATCCTCCTCCCCGCCCCTTTCTTCTCCCGCCG ATCAGGAGCCCTCCCGTCGTTGAATTCGTCGATTCTGGTCAAGTTTTTTCTGCTGGGAGTGGTGGG GTATGGATCGCAGTTAATGGGATTCACAGGTATTAATTACGGCTCTCCCACGCTTGCTTCCGCCATCAGCAACCTCTCTCCCGCCTTCACTTTCCTGCTCGCCATCATCttcag GATGGAAAAGCTAACGTTATCGAGCTCGAGAAGTTGGGCCAAAGTGGTTGGCGCCGTGGTCTCGATATCAGGAGCATTTGTAGTAACATTTTACAAAGGTTCAAGCATCATCAATGCTCCTCTTTcctctccactttcactaatACCCAGCTCGACTCGACTCGATTGGATCCTTGGTAGTCTATTTCTCACGCTCGAATATATCCTCTCTCCCATATGGTGCATTTTTTTG ACACACATTATGAAAGAATACCCTTCGGGATTGAGCATAATGTTCTTCTACACATCTAGCGTGAGCGTTCTAGCTGCAGTTGTGGGGTTTTTTCTCGAACCCGACTCTACTAAATGGATAATCAAACCTAATATTGCGTTGGTCTCTATCATATGTTCG GGAGTTTTGAACGGTTGCATAAGCAACACGGTTGATTCTTGGCTCTTGCACTTGAGGGGCCCAGTCTACGTGGCAATGTTTAAGCCCCTTCAGATCGCCATAGCTGCAGCCATGGGAGTAATCATCCTAGGCGACACTCTATATCTTGGAAG TATCATTGGAGCAACAATAATAGTAAGTGGTTTCTACACAGTGATGTGGGGCAAAGCGAAAGAAGAGTTGGGTGAATTTGTGATTGAAACTGCAGACCAAAATCATCCATTTCTACAAAATTACAAAATCTAG
- the LOC130989416 gene encoding WAT1-related protein At3g28050-like isoform X2: protein MATAASHRDYCYREVVPFAAMVSLQCINVGLNTLFKVAANAGMSRHAFLVYAYAVAALILLPAPFFSRRSGALPSLNSSILVKFFLLGVVGYGSQLMGFTGINYGSPTLASAISNLSPAFTFLLAIIFRMEKLTLSSSRSWAKVVGAVVSISGAFVVTFYKGSSIINAPLSSPLSLIPSSTRLDWILGSLFLTLEYILSPIWCIFLTHIMKEYPSGLSIMFFYTSSVSVLAAVVGFFLEPDSTKWIIKPNIALVSIICSGVLNGCISNTVDSWLLHLRGPVYVAMFKPLQIAIAAAMGVIILGDTLYLGRKVDLWDIFHGLG, encoded by the exons ATGGCGACGGCGGCGAGCCACCGTGATTACTGCTACAGAGAAGTGGTGCCGTTCGCCGCCATGGTGAGCCTGCAATGCATCAACGTCGGTCTGAACACGCTCTTCAAGGTCGCCGCCAACGCCGGCATGAGCCGCCACGCCTTCCTCGTCTACGCCTACGCCGTCGCCGCCTTGATCCTCCTCCCCGCCCCTTTCTTCTCCCGCCG ATCAGGAGCCCTCCCGTCGTTGAATTCGTCGATTCTGGTCAAGTTTTTTCTGCTGGGAGTGGTGGG GTATGGATCGCAGTTAATGGGATTCACAGGTATTAATTACGGCTCTCCCACGCTTGCTTCCGCCATCAGCAACCTCTCTCCCGCCTTCACTTTCCTGCTCGCCATCATCttcag GATGGAAAAGCTAACGTTATCGAGCTCGAGAAGTTGGGCCAAAGTGGTTGGCGCCGTGGTCTCGATATCAGGAGCATTTGTAGTAACATTTTACAAAGGTTCAAGCATCATCAATGCTCCTCTTTcctctccactttcactaatACCCAGCTCGACTCGACTCGATTGGATCCTTGGTAGTCTATTTCTCACGCTCGAATATATCCTCTCTCCCATATGGTGCATTTTTTTG ACACACATTATGAAAGAATACCCTTCGGGATTGAGCATAATGTTCTTCTACACATCTAGCGTGAGCGTTCTAGCTGCAGTTGTGGGGTTTTTTCTCGAACCCGACTCTACTAAATGGATAATCAAACCTAATATTGCGTTGGTCTCTATCATATGTTCG GGAGTTTTGAACGGTTGCATAAGCAACACGGTTGATTCTTGGCTCTTGCACTTGAGGGGCCCAGTCTACGTGGCAATGTTTAAGCCCCTTCAGATCGCCATAGCTGCAGCCATGGGAGTAATCATCCTAGGCGACACTCTATATCTTGGAAG GAAAGTGGACTTGTGGGACATTTTTCACGGGCTTGGGTAA
- the LOC130989448 gene encoding WAT1-related protein At3g28050-like, with protein sequence MKGYPSGLSIMFFYTSSVSVLAAVVGFFLEPDSTKWIIKPNIALVSIICSGVLNGCISNTVDSWLLHMRDPVYVAMFKPIQIAIAAAMGVIILGDTLYLGSIIGATIIVSGFYTVMWGKAKEELGEFVIENADQNHPFLQNYKIQDV encoded by the exons ATGAAAGGATACCCTTCGGGATTGAGCATAATGTTCTTCTACACATCTAGCGTGAGCGTTCTAGCTGCAGTTGTTGGGTTTTTTCTTGAACCCGACTCTACAAAATGGATAATCAAACCTAATATTGCTTTGGTCTCTATCATATGTTCG GGAGTTTTGAACGGTTGCATAAGCAACACGGTTGATTCTTGGCTCTTGCACATGAGGGACCCAGTATATGTGGCAATGTTTAAGCCCATTCAGATCGCCATAGCTGCAGCCATGGGAGTAATCATCCTAGGCGACACTCTTTATCTTGGAAG TATCATTGGAGCAACAATAATAGTAAGTGGTTTCTACACTGTGATGTGGGGCAAAGCGAAAGAAGAGTTGGGTGAATTTGTGATTGAAAATGCAGACCAAAATCATCCATTTCTACAAAATTACAAAATCCAGGACGTGTAG
- the LOC130989413 gene encoding WAT1-related protein At3g28050-like produces the protein MAGRGDRSYCYREALPFAAMVSMECLNVGLNTLFKFAADRGMSRHVFLVYAYAVAALLLLPSLFFSRRRSRVLPSLNFSIVVKIFVLGAVGYASQIMGYTGINYGSPTLASAMSNLAPAFTFVLAVIFRMEKLSLSSSTTRAKLAGTVISISGAFVVTFYKGPSINPSFSFSSSSSPPSMNQLLDSTRSDWIIGSLFLSVEYMLVPVWYILVTHIMKEYPSEFTIIFFYTSSVSILAAVAGVFAEPDSSKWMIRPNIALASILCSGVFNCCINNSVHSWALHLRGPVFVAMFKPLSIAIAAAMGVVILGDTLFLGSIIGATIIVIGFYTVMWGKAKEEFGAFVMEATDLESSMDQNHPLLQTYKIHNSRT, from the exons ATGGCGGGACGCGGCGACCGGAGCTACTGCTATCGAGAGGCGCTTCCCTTCGCCGCCATGGTGTCGATGGAGTGCCTCAACGTCGGCCTCAACACGCTCTTCAAGTTCGCCGCCGACCGCGGCATGAGCCGCCACGTCTTCCTCGTCTACGCCTACGCCGTCGccgccctcctcctcctcccctCCCTCTTCTTCTCCCGCCGCCG ATCGCGAGTTCTCCCGTCGTTGAATTTCTCTATAGTGGTGAAGATTTTCGTGCTCGGAGCCGTCGG GTATGCTTCTCAGATAATGGGGTATACCGGCATAAATTACGGCTCTCCGACGCTGGCTTCCGCCATGAGCAACCTCGCTCCGGCCTTCACTTTCGTGCTCGCCGTCATTTTCAG GATGGAAAAGCTATCGTTATCGAGCAGCACCACCCGGGCTAAGCTTGCAGGCACCGTCATCTCCATATCAGGAGCATTTGTTGTAACATTCTACAAAGGCCCTAGCATCAAtccctctttctctttctcctcctcctcctctccaCCTTCAATGAACCAACTACTCGACTCGACTCGATCTGACTGGATCATCGGCAGCCTATTTCTCTCTGTCGAATACATGCTCGTGCCCGTCTGGTACATTCTCGTG acacatATCATGAAAGAATACCCCTCGGAGTTCACCATCATCTTCTTCTACACATCTAGCGTGAGCATTCTAGCTGCAGTCGCCGGGGTTTTCGCAGAGCCGGACTCTAGTAAATGGATGATCCGACCTAATATTGCTTTGGCCTCTATTTTATGTTCG GGGGTTTTCAACTGCTGCATAAACAACTCTGTTCATTCATGGGCCTTGCATTTGAGGGGGCCCGTCTTCGTCGCCATGTTTAAGCCGCTCTCCATCGCCATAGCCGCAGCCATGGGAGTTGTCATCCTCGGCGACACtctttttcttgggag CATCATTGGAGCGACGATAATAGTAATTGGGTTCTATACGGTGATGTGGGGCAAAgccaaagaagagtttggtgCATTTGTGATGGAAGCCACCGATTTGGAGTCGTCTATGGATCAAAATCATCCGTTGCTACAAACTTACAAAATCCATAACTCGAGGACctga